The DNA window TAATCAACCTCCACCAGATACAGCCCATAAGGATGAGCCGTCACCCCTCCGGTGCGGCGCACACGGGCTTCCAGCACTTCCCTGGCCCACTCCACGGGCCGCTCCCCCGCACCGATGGTCATCAGCACCCCGGCGAAGTTGCGCACCATATGGTGCAGGAAGGCATTGGCGCGGATATCGAGGACGATCAGCCGGCCATGCTCGATGATTTCCAGGTGGTGAACGGTCTTGATCGGTGATTTGGCCTGGCACTGACGGGCACGGAAAGCGCTGAAATCGTGCGTCCCAAGGAAATACCGGGAGGCTTCGCGCATCCGTTCGATATCCAGCGGCCGATGGTTCCAGGTCACTTCCTCGGCCATGTGCGCCGGGCGGATCGGATCGTTGTAGATCACATAACGGTAACGGCGAGCCATGGCGCTGAAACGCGCATCGAACTGGCGCGGCATGGCCTTGGCCCAGGCCACACTGATATCCCCGGGCAGGTTCATGTTCGCGCCCATCACCCAGGAATGCATGCTGCGTTCGATCGTCGTATCGAAATGCACCACTTGCCCGCAGGCATGCACCAGGGCATCGGTGCGCCCCGCGCAGCTGAGTGTCACCGGCTGCCCGCCGGCGACCTTGCTCAATGCCTTTTCCAGGCATTCCTGGATCGAGGGCACGCCAGCGCGCTGACGCTGGAAGCCCCGGTAACGGGAGCCCTTGTACTCGATGCCCAGTGCGATTCGTGTAGGTGCCGCCTGTCCCTCTTCAAGCACTGTCGTCATGTTCAGGACAGGCCACCGAGCATGTCACGCGCTTCCTGCTGTTGGGTCGGGTTACCCTCGCCGATCACTTCTTCGAGGATATCCCGGGCGCCATCGGCATCGCCCATGTCGATATAGGCACGGGCCAGGTCGAGTTTGGTGGTGATTTCATCGGTATCGGCCAGGAAGTCGAACTCCTCGGACAGATCGTCGGATGCCGGTTTGGCGGTATCGGCAATGAGCTCCTGCAGATCGGCGTCCACCTCGCCCAGGCTGGCGCTCAGGCTGCTCGGGTCCAGTTCGTTCACGGGCTCATCGGCATCGCTTTCCAGCGACAGGTCGAACGCCTCCGGCAAATCGGCGGCATCCGAGTCGTTCAGGTCAAACGCCTTCAGGTCTGGCTCGGCGTGCTCCTCCGGCTCGGTCGGCAGCGTATCGGTGGAGAAGTCCGCCTCTGGCGCGACGTCAGTCGGCGCGCGCTCGTCATGCGACTCGGCATCCAGATCGAAGCCTGTATCGGCCGACGGCTCGTCGAGCGAAAGGTCATCCTCATCCTCATCCTCATCCGCTGCCTGGGTGTCGGCGGGCTGCTCGGCGTCGAACTCCAGCTCAT is part of the Pseudomonas sp. ABC1 genome and encodes:
- the truA gene encoding tRNA pseudouridine(38-40) synthase TruA, which gives rise to MTTVLEEGQAAPTRIALGIEYKGSRYRGFQRQRAGVPSIQECLEKALSKVAGGQPVTLSCAGRTDALVHACGQVVHFDTTIERSMHSWVMGANMNLPGDISVAWAKAMPRQFDARFSAMARRYRYVIYNDPIRPAHMAEEVTWNHRPLDIERMREASRYFLGTHDFSAFRARQCQAKSPIKTVHHLEIIEHGRLIVLDIRANAFLHHMVRNFAGVLMTIGAGERPVEWAREVLEARVRRTGGVTAHPYGLYLVEVDYPEEFELPQRYLGPHFLSGLPDCRL